From a region of the uncultured Desulfatiglans sp. genome:
- the hbd gene encoding 3-hydroxybutyryl-CoA dehydrogenase, producing MDIRTVGVIGSGQMGSGIAQVAAASGYAVIMNDIQDAFVERGFATIEKSLGRLVKKEKMTPEEMKTILGRIEGSTALDDMARADFVVEAAVENEELKARIFEQLDAVCREEAILASNTSSISITRIGSVTKRPDKVIGMHFMNPVPMMKLVEIINGLATSQETFAITRDLAVAMDKTPVPANDFPGFISNRVLIPMINEAVYALFEGVGTAEDIDQVMKLGMNHPMGPLALADLIGLDTCLAIMEVLQRGLGDDKYRPCPLLRKYVAAGWLGRKSGRGFYVY from the coding sequence GTGGATATCAGGACAGTGGGAGTGATCGGTTCGGGGCAGATGGGCTCCGGTATAGCGCAGGTGGCGGCCGCGAGCGGATACGCGGTGATCATGAACGACATTCAGGACGCGTTTGTGGAGCGCGGCTTTGCGACCATCGAAAAGAGCCTCGGACGGCTCGTCAAGAAGGAGAAGATGACCCCCGAGGAGATGAAGACGATTCTGGGCCGCATCGAAGGTTCGACGGCGCTCGATGACATGGCGCGTGCGGATTTCGTCGTCGAGGCGGCCGTGGAGAACGAGGAGCTGAAAGCGCGGATCTTCGAGCAGTTGGACGCGGTCTGCCGGGAGGAAGCCATACTTGCCTCCAACACCTCTTCGATCTCGATCACCCGGATCGGATCGGTCACCAAACGGCCTGACAAGGTGATCGGCATGCACTTTATGAACCCCGTCCCGATGATGAAGCTCGTAGAGATCATCAACGGTCTGGCCACTTCGCAGGAGACCTTCGCGATCACCCGCGACCTGGCGGTGGCGATGGACAAGACGCCTGTGCCGGCGAACGACTTTCCGGGGTTCATCAGCAACCGCGTGCTGATCCCCATGATCAACGAGGCGGTCTATGCCCTGTTCGAAGGGGTGGGGACGGCCGAAGACATCGACCAGGTCATGAAACTCGGAATGAACCATCCGATGGGGCCGCTGGCGCTGGCGGATCTGATCGGCCTCGACACCTGCCTCGCCATCATGGAGGTCCTGCAGCGCGGGCTCGGCGACGACAAGTACCGCCCCTGCCCCCTGTTGAGGAAATACGTCGCCGCCGGGTGGCTCGGCCGGAAGTCGGGTCGGGGCTTCTACGTCTACTGA
- a CDS encoding hypothetical protein (Evidence 5 : Unknown function): MSDGRKIEDGPEIEIYRHPNAEIRSYLTQEPISNPVVESFRAPYTPEKTKSLLSLGALGKQIVQEIMTLQGITEIRVKPKEIRIIKAQEASWDCIEGPILRLLASALKRKRLRRVK, from the coding sequence ATGAGCGACGGGAGAAAAATCGAGGACGGGCCCGAGATCGAGATTTATCGGCATCCAAATGCAGAGATCCGCTCCTACCTGACGCAGGAGCCGATCTCGAACCCGGTCGTCGAATCCTTCAGAGCGCCGTACACGCCCGAGAAGACTAAATCGCTCCTCTCCCTCGGGGCGCTCGGGAAACAGATCGTCCAGGAGATCATGACTCTGCAGGGCATTACCGAGATCCGTGTCAAACCCAAGGAGATCCGGATCATCAAGGCGCAGGAGGCCTCCTGGGATTGCATCGAGGGCCCGATCCTCAGGCTCCTCGCGAGCGCCCTCAAACGAAAGCGGTTGCGGCGGGTCAAATAG
- a CDS encoding conserved hypothetical protein (Evidence 4 : Unknown function but conserved in other organisms): MQKHSPDFHFIATGIGSVPFTDIASTCSGILQEAPRMPFWPQFPRRSPVEDMSIQFSEGMPLLSADLENRSLAIDSDTSQADALVALYDRFMSHDLEAFALSREYAPGLYRMGEILADRPADEGDFFKGQTVGPVTFAAGIRDTNGTSVLHNPELLEALTHALAIKARWQVGVLASSGRRPVIFLDEPYLSGFGSAFSPIQRETVIELLRLVIDYLRTHTDALIGIHCCGNTDWSMILDAGPDIVNFDAFEHLDYFLLYPDHIRKFLLAGGAVAWGIVPTSPAVMEATFDSLASRLRKGLAYLEGKGIDRSLLAQRSLLTPACGMGSMTEQEARKALELLGMLSRDWTER; encoded by the coding sequence ATGCAGAAACACTCGCCTGATTTTCACTTCATCGCCACGGGAATCGGCAGCGTTCCCTTCACGGACATCGCCTCGACCTGCAGCGGGATCCTGCAGGAGGCGCCGCGGATGCCCTTCTGGCCGCAGTTTCCGAGGAGAAGCCCGGTCGAGGACATGTCCATCCAGTTCAGCGAAGGGATGCCGCTCCTCTCAGCGGACCTGGAAAACCGTTCCCTGGCCATCGATTCGGACACTTCGCAGGCCGACGCACTGGTGGCCCTTTACGATCGGTTCATGTCTCACGACCTGGAGGCCTTCGCCCTCAGCCGGGAATATGCCCCCGGACTTTACCGGATGGGAGAGATTCTGGCGGATCGTCCCGCGGACGAGGGGGATTTTTTCAAAGGGCAGACGGTCGGCCCCGTCACCTTCGCCGCCGGCATCCGCGACACCAACGGCACATCCGTCCTCCACAACCCCGAACTGCTCGAAGCCCTGACCCACGCCCTGGCCATCAAGGCGCGCTGGCAGGTCGGAGTGCTGGCATCCTCCGGCCGTCGACCGGTCATTTTTCTGGACGAGCCTTATCTCTCCGGCTTCGGCTCGGCCTTCTCCCCGATCCAGCGGGAGACGGTCATCGAACTGCTGCGCCTCGTGATCGACTATCTCCGGACGCACACCGACGCGCTGATAGGGATCCATTGCTGCGGCAACACGGACTGGTCCATGATCCTGGATGCGGGACCCGACATCGTCAATTTCGACGCCTTCGAGCACCTCGACTATTTCCTCCTTTACCCCGATCATATCCGGAAGTTCCTGTTGGCAGGGGGAGCGGTGGCCTGGGGGATCGTCCCGACCTCGCCCGCTGTCATGGAAGCAACCTTCGACTCCCTGGCATCACGCCTCAGGAAGGGGCTCGCCTATCTGGAGGGAAAAGGGATCGACCGCAGTCTTCTGGCGCAACGCTCCCTCCTCACACCCGCCTGCGGGATGGGAAGCATGACGGAGCAGGAGGCCCGCAAGGCCTTGGAGCTCCTGGGGATGTTGTCACGGGATTGGACGGAAAGGTGA
- a CDS encoding hypothetical protein (Evidence 5 : Unknown function), which yields MLPPDAIRPSTEDYHTGFVVRNRRLGVADLHLRTGSWFGPGNHFHSKEGRTCSARISWNDIPMCSSGV from the coding sequence GTGCTGCCTCCTGATGCCATCCGGCCATCGACCGAAGACTATCACACGGGTTTCGTGGTCCGCAACCGCCGACTGGGTGTGGCGGATCTCCATTTGCGGACTGGAAGCTGGTTTGGTCCAGGAAATCATTTCCATTCCAAGGAAGGACGAACATGTTCAGCAAGGATCAGTTGGAACGATATTCCGATGTGCTCCTCTGGGGTTTGA
- a CDS encoding Response regulator receiver domain protein, with protein MAKILIVDDEEHIRYLYSEELTEAGYEVITADSGYKLLERIENEKPDLVVLDIKMVDYNGLDLLQDIRNKFYNLPVVLCTAYDTFKEDMKSIAADFYVIKSFDLTELRNKIAMALESRQNNSGD; from the coding sequence ATGGCAAAAATCCTGATCGTCGATGACGAGGAACATATCCGCTATCTTTATTCCGAGGAATTGACGGAGGCCGGATATGAAGTCATCACCGCTGATAGCGGGTACAAGCTCCTGGAACGAATAGAGAACGAGAAACCCGACCTGGTGGTCTTGGATATCAAGATGGTTGACTACAACGGGCTCGATCTGCTCCAGGACATCCGAAACAAATTCTACAATCTGCCAGTCGTTCTCTGCACGGCTTACGATACCTTCAAGGAAGATATGAAGTCCATCGCGGCCGATTTCTACGTGATCAAGTCGTTCGACTTGACGGAGCTCAGAAACAAGATCGCCATGGCGCTCGAATCGAGGCAGAACAATTCGGGGGATTGA
- a CDS encoding conserved hypothetical protein (Evidence 4 : Unknown function but conserved in other organisms) gives MLQNTFLHIQGIGPKTEKGLWRRGIRCWDDFLRRSGTVFSDARDRYIEEEIRRSADHLEDIRFFAGRLPPGELWRLFGEFRSRAAYLDIETSGGLDGMDEITVIGLYDGNQVFSFVNGRDLDRFEEKVCAYDLLVTFNGSLFDVPFIRRAFPHITLPHAHIDLRFVLKRLGYSGGLKRIEKALGVGRDSDVDGLNGYDAVRMWRAHREGREGALERLLAYNRADIVNLEPLMVLSYERLKREKTGGAEPAPAAPAL, from the coding sequence ATGCTTCAGAACACCTTTCTGCATATCCAGGGGATCGGCCCGAAGACGGAAAAGGGCCTGTGGCGCCGCGGCATCCGCTGCTGGGACGATTTCTTGCGCCGGAGCGGCACCGTCTTCTCGGATGCGAGAGACCGGTACATCGAGGAGGAGATCAGACGCTCGGCTGACCACCTGGAGGATATCCGCTTTTTCGCGGGGCGTCTGCCGCCGGGTGAACTCTGGCGGCTGTTCGGCGAGTTCAGGTCCCGGGCGGCCTACCTCGATATCGAAACGAGCGGGGGGCTCGACGGGATGGACGAGATCACCGTCATCGGACTTTACGATGGCAACCAGGTCTTTTCCTTCGTGAACGGGCGCGACCTCGACCGCTTCGAGGAGAAGGTGTGCGCCTACGACCTGCTGGTCACCTTCAACGGCAGCCTGTTCGACGTGCCCTTTATCCGGCGCGCCTTCCCGCACATCACCCTTCCCCACGCCCACATCGATCTGCGCTTCGTGCTGAAGCGGCTCGGGTACAGCGGAGGTCTGAAGCGGATCGAGAAGGCACTCGGGGTCGGCCGGGATTCAGACGTGGACGGGTTGAACGGCTATGACGCCGTCAGGATGTGGCGGGCGCACCGGGAGGGGCGGGAGGGGGCGCTCGAGCGTCTGCTTGCCTATAACCGCGCGGACATCGTCAACCTCGAGCCGCTGATGGTCCTCTCATACGAGCGTCTGAAAAGGGAGAAGACAGGGGGTGCAGAGCCTGCCCCCGCTGCGCCCGCCCTTTGA
- the rlmH gene encoding Ribosomal RNA large subunit methyltransferase H produces MPKMSFVVVDRTRAPFLRDAEAFYLARLKPYTQTDWIVVKPEKATKSRPDEEIIRLEGESILKRVPAQAALIALDRTGRMFSSREFASRLEALYMQHSHLAFVTGGPLGLSSAVRDAAHEILSLSKMTLTHEMARVFLLEQIYRAFTIMNGTKYHK; encoded by the coding sequence ATGCCTAAGATGAGCTTTGTTGTGGTGGATCGCACGAGGGCCCCTTTCCTGCGCGATGCCGAAGCATTCTACCTGGCGCGGCTCAAGCCCTACACCCAGACCGACTGGATCGTCGTCAAACCCGAGAAGGCCACCAAGTCCCGCCCCGATGAGGAAATCATCCGCCTGGAGGGGGAGTCCATCCTGAAGCGGGTCCCGGCTCAGGCTGCCTTGATAGCGCTCGATCGCACGGGCCGCATGTTCAGCTCACGGGAGTTCGCCTCCCGCCTCGAAGCGCTTTATATGCAGCACAGCCACCTGGCCTTTGTCACCGGCGGTCCGCTCGGGCTTTCTTCAGCCGTCAGAGATGCGGCCCATGAAATCCTTTCCCTTTCCAAAATGACCCTGACGCACGAGATGGCCAGGGTTTTTCTCCTCGAGCAGATCTATCGGGCATTCACCATCATGAACGGCACCAAATACCACAAATAG
- a CDS encoding conserved hypothetical protein (Evidence 4 : Unknown function but conserved in other organisms) gives MFSKDQLERYSDVLLWGLKTARREPYAKGDLILLRFDLSAIPLAEVLQGKLLDSGYNPVLRPGGTPVMEHQFYEKANQAQLTFIPPGEVDLFNALNGNIFLHAPASLTHLSDIDPKKIGKAAVARKPLREILDGREAEGRFGWTLCTVPTEELARQARLSYEDYSDQVVRACYLDRPDPVKAWRDIHREAQAIKDWLNGMEVEALHIESDHTDLVVKPGKMRKWIGISGHNIPSFEVFLSPDWRGTTGIYYADQPSFRSGNYVEGVRLTFERGVAKTMEAEKGGEFLRKQLTMDKGASRVGEFSLTDRRFSRIDRFMANTLYDENFGGEFGNCHLAVGASYADTFAGDPDTLTKELKRKLGFNDSALHWDLVNTERKRVSAVLASGRRTVIYEDGQFQH, from the coding sequence ATGTTCAGCAAGGATCAGTTGGAACGATATTCCGATGTGCTCCTCTGGGGTTTGAAAACCGCGCGGAGAGAGCCTTATGCCAAGGGCGATCTCATATTGCTTCGCTTCGATCTGTCGGCCATCCCGCTGGCGGAGGTCCTCCAGGGGAAGCTGTTGGATTCCGGCTACAACCCGGTTCTCCGGCCGGGAGGCACACCGGTGATGGAGCACCAGTTTTATGAGAAGGCGAATCAGGCGCAGTTGACCTTCATCCCGCCGGGTGAAGTGGATCTTTTCAATGCCCTGAACGGGAACATCTTCCTGCACGCTCCGGCCTCGCTGACCCATTTGAGCGACATCGACCCGAAAAAGATCGGGAAGGCGGCGGTCGCGCGCAAACCCCTGAGGGAGATCCTCGACGGGCGCGAGGCCGAAGGACGTTTCGGCTGGACTCTGTGCACCGTGCCGACCGAGGAACTGGCCCGCCAGGCGAGGCTCTCGTACGAGGATTACAGTGACCAGGTGGTGCGGGCCTGCTACCTCGATCGCCCCGATCCGGTCAAGGCCTGGCGGGATATCCACCGCGAGGCCCAGGCCATCAAGGATTGGCTGAACGGCATGGAGGTCGAGGCCCTCCACATCGAATCCGACCACACCGACCTCGTCGTCAAACCAGGCAAGATGCGGAAGTGGATCGGGATCTCAGGCCACAACATCCCGAGTTTCGAGGTTTTCCTCTCTCCGGATTGGCGGGGCACCACCGGGATCTACTACGCGGATCAGCCTTCCTTTCGGAGCGGCAATTACGTCGAGGGGGTGCGCCTGACCTTCGAGAGGGGCGTCGCCAAGACGATGGAGGCGGAAAAGGGGGGCGAGTTCCTGCGCAAACAGTTGACGATGGACAAAGGGGCCTCCCGGGTGGGGGAATTCTCCCTGACCGACAGGCGTTTTTCGCGGATAGACCGCTTCATGGCCAATACCCTCTACGATGAGAACTTCGGGGGCGAGTTCGGCAACTGCCACCTTGCGGTGGGGGCCTCCTACGCCGACACCTTTGCGGGCGACCCGGACACCTTGACGAAAGAGCTCAAACGGAAGCTCGGGTTCAACGACTCGGCCCTCCACTGGGACCTCGTCAACACGGAGCGCAAGCGGGTGAGCGCTGTGCTTGCCTCCGGGCGGCGCACCGTCATCTACGAGGACGGACAGTTCCAGCACTAG
- a CDS encoding hypothetical protein (Evidence 5 : Unknown function) yields MVFLANLGVNLHVCLCGDLQVASAQTLDFLDIGQKSSFPDWKRGSTGKSFPDGD; encoded by the coding sequence ATGGTCTTTTTGGCCAATCTCGGCGTCAATCTGCACGTTTGCTTGTGCGGCGACCTGCAGGTCGCCTCCGCGCAAACGCTTGATTTCCTTGATATTGGCCAAAAATCCTCATTTCCGGATTGGAAACGGGGTTCTACCGGGAAATCATTTCCGGATGGAGACTAA